In Terriglobia bacterium, a single window of DNA contains:
- a CDS encoding DUF2723 domain-containing protein, which produces MRRVAAVAARHPFVALPFLFYLSTCSRGIGMSDTAILIGDMLDLRLSAEVNSHNFSLLFGRLFTALPIGGLAFRANLMSVFFGGLAVSLFYSLVVRSLRSRTVAAMAATLLMVSHSMWWHSTIVESYAINACFVVGALLLLARYREAPGEGPLLWLIALSGISLFHHAQLGVIGLAAVAVASGHVARLARGPGARAEIVRFAGRAAVVAAASLVPYGLVLLSDAWSAGGLRSAVSAAAGGPFKDIMFRWAGGLGIADTAQLTLLQFPSPFLLLVPVGFLRFLQTWRWSAATAGVLIIFGVTGAFFALYQTWDRFAFLLVSFLVLAFWGAFALDQLVAWAREGRSLRLAAAIGLGFVLSVATPPWLYARMGSWRAPAGSVWAMRFGATGESSNTIDPARFVANPDKRRYRDIDAYFGALLDKLPPNATYLDDDSRYNSLEFYRLYEGRRPDLETNLVNLFGFADWGLSKEAFAQLVGYAHAADLPLFLATLGPPFDVFLRAAGKPYRFEVFPLDDLRFVYRLVTAAQDGTEAPPPFVPVPRGLHVGKGRDPMALVPASSVGRNQDLVVRFDFDENPQPFPVAFRWIAADGRAGFSSPVFVVPALSGSAAWIQERRGVLRQGRWRVEAWVGAKRVDGIELDVR; this is translated from the coding sequence GTGAGGCGGGTCGCTGCGGTTGCGGCGCGGCACCCGTTCGTCGCCTTGCCGTTCCTCTTCTACCTGTCCACCTGCTCCCGCGGCATCGGGATGTCGGACACGGCGATCCTGATCGGAGACATGCTGGACTTGCGTCTGTCGGCCGAGGTCAACAGCCACAACTTCTCGCTCCTCTTCGGCCGGCTGTTCACGGCGCTTCCGATCGGGGGCCTCGCGTTCCGCGCGAACTTGATGTCGGTCTTCTTCGGCGGCCTGGCGGTCTCGCTCTTCTACTCCCTCGTCGTCCGCTCGCTGCGCTCGCGGACCGTCGCGGCGATGGCGGCGACGCTCCTGATGGTCTCGCACTCGATGTGGTGGCACTCGACCATCGTCGAATCGTACGCGATCAACGCTTGCTTCGTGGTGGGTGCGCTCCTGCTCCTGGCCCGGTACCGCGAGGCCCCGGGCGAGGGGCCCTTGCTCTGGCTGATCGCCCTCTCGGGCATCTCCCTGTTCCATCACGCGCAGCTCGGGGTGATCGGACTCGCGGCCGTCGCCGTGGCCAGCGGGCACGTGGCGCGACTGGCGCGCGGCCCGGGCGCGCGGGCGGAGATCGTCCGGTTCGCGGGGCGCGCCGCCGTCGTCGCGGCGGCGAGCCTCGTTCCCTACGGGCTCGTGCTCCTGAGCGACGCGTGGTCGGCGGGAGGGCTGCGATCGGCCGTGTCGGCGGCAGCCGGGGGACCGTTCAAGGACATCATGTTCCGCTGGGCGGGGGGCCTCGGAATCGCGGACACGGCCCAGCTGACCCTGCTCCAGTTCCCATCGCCCTTCCTCCTCCTGGTGCCCGTGGGTTTCCTGCGATTCCTCCAGACGTGGAGGTGGAGCGCGGCGACCGCGGGGGTGTTGATCATCTTCGGCGTCACCGGCGCCTTCTTCGCCCTCTACCAGACCTGGGACCGCTTCGCGTTCCTCCTCGTGTCGTTCCTCGTGCTCGCCTTCTGGGGCGCCTTCGCCCTCGATCAGCTGGTCGCCTGGGCGAGGGAGGGTCGCTCGCTCCGGCTGGCGGCCGCGATCGGCCTGGGATTCGTCCTGTCGGTGGCGACGCCCCCCTGGCTCTACGCGCGGATGGGCTCGTGGAGGGCCCCCGCCGGGAGCGTCTGGGCGATGCGGTTCGGGGCGACCGGCGAGTCCTCGAACACCATCGACCCGGCCCGCTTCGTCGCGAATCCCGACAAGCGACGCTACCGCGACATCGACGCGTACTTCGGCGCCCTCCTCGACAAGCTTCCGCCGAACGCGACCTACCTCGACGACGACTCGAGGTACAACTCGCTGGAGTTCTATCGGCTCTACGAGGGACGCCGTCCGGACCTCGAGACGAACCTCGTCAACCTCTTCGGGTTCGCGGACTGGGGGTTGTCGAAGGAGGCGTTTGCGCAGCTCGTCGGATACGCCCATGCCGCGGATCTCCCGCTCTTCCTCGCGACCCTCGGACCGCCCTTCGACGTGTTCCTCCGGGCGGCGGGGAAGCCCTATCGCTTCGAGGTCTTTCCCCTCGACGATCTCCGTTTCGTCTACCGCCTCGTGACCGCGGCGCAGGACGGCACCGAAGCGCCGCCCCCTTTCGTGCCGGTCCCGCGAGGATTGCACGTCGGGAAGGGCCGGGACCCCATGGCCCTCGTTCCCGCCTCGTCCGTGGGCAGGAATCAGGATCTCGTCGTTCGCTTCGACTTCGACGAGAACCCGCAGCCGTTCCCGGTGGCGTTCCGTTGGATCGCGGCGGACGGCCGCGCCGGGTTCTCGAGCCCCGTCTTCGTCGTTCCGGCCCTGAGCGGCTCGGCCGCTTGGATTCAAGAGCGCCGCGGCGTGCTGCGGCAGGGGCGGTGGCGGGTCGAGGCCTGGGTGGGAGCGAAGCGGGTGGACGGCATCGAACTGGACGTTCGCTAG
- a CDS encoding glycosyltransferase produces MGAETGFRVLGMLRVRNEAELIGDALDHMASFCTGGVFVYDDASGDGTSDLAAGHPAVREVIRGADWDDDRERAEWQHRAALLDAARRHAGPGDWLVYLDADERVEWDFSRLASLGPDVIAVRMKLLDFHITREDEGRPYTERRYAGPEYRSIVVAFRNRPGIVYRHPDQREVELSGPGRILDDGWVRHYGKALSVARWERKCDYHAGHFPRYAEKWAARRGRAVHDASDFGAPLIRWEEREARSYLMPHEPERAGRRHLGEPGPLRVLFTNHHLMNAAGSETFTLTLVRALTERGHRVTVHSKFLEPLAPELAASGARVVDDLQAVRQESFDVAHVHHNVCALEVRHCFRELPMVFVSHGVLPFLERPPVADVGIARWLAVSEEVRGRLLTCGVPEGRLEIFRNPVDDRRFRAETPLSPRPRRALVLSHRIDEATERAIRDGCASAGVETVFLGARFGMADPRDLPALMNGSDVVFTLGRGAIEAMLCGRPPFVLDHAGGDGLLGPDNVEESMHCNFSGRRYARRFNAADVAAELSRFSPEGAAWLRSFALARFGVEGSVAQLERVYLAAMDDRGASRCAPGAEEVIDAFAESVRETVGQAAILWSWRARAGRVEAPPAPEDADSGRLRVVELLLRAGWTEPARALLLDTLSREIDRVDALALMARLGALEGADDDARELLDHVLSVDPGHRIARETLGLLDARGTRG; encoded by the coding sequence ATGGGCGCCGAGACGGGATTCCGCGTGCTCGGGATGCTGCGGGTCAGGAACGAGGCGGAGCTGATCGGGGACGCGCTCGACCACATGGCCTCGTTCTGCACCGGCGGGGTCTTCGTCTACGACGACGCGTCCGGCGATGGCACCTCCGATCTTGCGGCAGGGCATCCCGCGGTGCGCGAGGTGATCCGGGGCGCGGACTGGGACGACGACCGCGAGCGGGCCGAATGGCAGCACCGCGCCGCGCTCCTTGACGCCGCTCGGCGCCACGCCGGCCCCGGCGACTGGCTGGTCTACCTCGACGCGGACGAGCGGGTCGAATGGGACTTCAGCCGTCTCGCGAGCCTCGGCCCCGACGTGATCGCCGTGAGGATGAAGCTGCTCGACTTCCACATCACGAGAGAGGACGAGGGGCGGCCGTACACCGAGCGCCGCTACGCCGGACCCGAGTACCGCTCGATCGTCGTCGCCTTCCGCAACCGGCCGGGAATCGTCTATCGCCACCCCGACCAGCGCGAAGTCGAGCTCAGCGGCCCCGGCCGGATCCTCGACGACGGGTGGGTGCGCCACTACGGCAAGGCGCTCTCGGTCGCGCGCTGGGAGCGGAAGTGCGATTACCACGCCGGGCACTTTCCGAGGTATGCCGAGAAGTGGGCGGCCCGGCGCGGGCGCGCCGTCCACGACGCCTCGGACTTCGGGGCCCCGCTGATTCGCTGGGAGGAGCGTGAGGCGAGATCCTACCTCATGCCGCACGAGCCGGAGCGCGCCGGGCGGAGGCATCTCGGAGAGCCGGGGCCGCTCCGCGTCCTCTTCACGAACCACCACCTCATGAACGCCGCGGGGAGCGAGACGTTCACCCTGACCCTCGTCAGGGCGCTCACCGAGCGCGGGCACCGCGTGACGGTCCACTCGAAATTCCTCGAGCCCCTCGCTCCCGAGCTGGCGGCGTCCGGGGCGCGGGTCGTCGACGATCTCCAAGCGGTGCGACAGGAATCGTTCGACGTCGCCCACGTGCACCACAACGTCTGCGCGCTCGAGGTCCGCCACTGCTTCCGCGAGCTCCCGATGGTCTTCGTGTCCCACGGCGTGCTCCCCTTTCTCGAGCGGCCCCCCGTCGCGGACGTCGGCATCGCTCGGTGGCTCGCGGTAAGTGAGGAGGTGCGGGGCCGGCTCCTGACCTGCGGAGTGCCGGAGGGGCGGCTCGAGATCTTCCGGAACCCCGTGGACGACCGACGCTTCCGGGCGGAGACGCCGCTATCGCCGCGACCTCGGCGAGCACTCGTCCTGAGCCACCGTATCGACGAGGCGACCGAACGCGCGATCCGCGACGGCTGCGCCTCCGCGGGGGTCGAGACCGTGTTCCTGGGGGCGCGCTTCGGGATGGCGGATCCGCGCGACCTGCCGGCGCTCATGAACGGATCGGACGTCGTCTTCACCCTGGGCCGCGGGGCGATCGAGGCGATGCTGTGCGGCCGGCCCCCGTTCGTTCTGGACCATGCGGGAGGCGACGGGCTCCTCGGGCCGGACAACGTCGAGGAGTCGATGCACTGCAACTTCTCCGGCCGACGCTACGCGAGGCGCTTCAACGCCGCGGACGTCGCGGCGGAGCTCAGTCGCTTCTCCCCCGAAGGAGCCGCGTGGCTCCGGAGCTTCGCCCTCGCGCGCTTCGGCGTCGAGGGCAGCGTGGCGCAGCTCGAGCGGGTCTACCTGGCCGCCATGGATGACCGGGGAGCGTCGCGGTGCGCCCCGGGCGCCGAGGAGGTCATCGACGCCTTCGCGGAATCGGTTCGCGAGACGGTGGGGCAGGCGGCGATCCTCTGGTCTTGGCGGGCGCGCGCCGGCCGCGTCGAGGCACCTCCCGCTCCGGAGGACGCCGATTCGGGCCGTCTACGCGTCGTGGAGCTCCTGTTACGCGCGGGCTGGACGGAGCCCGCGCGAGCCCTGCTCCTCGATACCCTCTCCCGCGAGATCGACCGCGTGGATGCCCTGGCACTGATGGCGCGGCTCGGCGCCCTGGAAGGGGCCGACGACGACGCGCGAGAGCTCCTGGACCACGTCCTGTCGGTCGACCCCGGCCACCGGATCGCGCGGGAGACGCTGGGCCTCCTCGACGCGAGAGGAACTCGCGGCTGA
- a CDS encoding ATP-grasp domain-containing protein, whose translation MARKPLRILALFEVNESPLADDEYEELMKTRQDWITEGHVLKALRSNGHEVLLGPIHDHPREILAHVDRVNPDLVWNLVEAFRGQRRFESNVAGVLELLAIPHTGCGPHGLMICQDKALSKKILRHHRVPVPPFVVSRCARPLKALAKSLLPVLVKPLAEEGSVGIARDSFAETEEQALRRANFLHQRMKTDVIVERYVEGRELYAGVLGDARLTVLPLRELTFSKVPEGEPRFASFKAKWDEGYRERWGIVNTFAEDLPAGTVQKVSRLAKRTFRVLQMRGYGRIDLRLAPDGQLFIVEANPNPDIGSGEDFAEAAGKAGIPYEDLIERITRLALTGPPKA comes from the coding sequence ATGGCCAGGAAGCCGCTCAGGATCCTCGCTCTCTTCGAGGTCAACGAGTCTCCCTTGGCCGACGACGAGTACGAGGAGCTGATGAAGACCCGCCAGGACTGGATCACGGAGGGGCACGTCCTGAAGGCCCTCCGGTCCAACGGCCACGAGGTGCTCCTCGGACCGATTCACGATCATCCCCGCGAGATCCTCGCGCACGTCGATCGCGTGAATCCGGACCTCGTCTGGAACCTCGTGGAGGCGTTCCGCGGGCAGCGCCGGTTCGAGAGCAACGTGGCCGGCGTCCTCGAGCTGCTCGCGATCCCGCACACGGGCTGCGGGCCGCACGGCCTGATGATCTGCCAGGACAAGGCGCTCTCGAAGAAGATCCTCCGCCACCACCGGGTCCCCGTCCCGCCGTTCGTCGTCTCCCGCTGCGCTCGGCCGCTCAAGGCGCTCGCGAAGTCTCTCCTTCCCGTCCTCGTGAAGCCGCTCGCCGAGGAGGGCTCCGTGGGGATCGCCCGCGATTCGTTCGCCGAGACCGAGGAGCAGGCGCTTCGCCGGGCGAACTTCCTCCACCAGCGCATGAAGACGGACGTCATCGTGGAGCGCTACGTGGAGGGGCGCGAGCTTTACGCGGGAGTCCTCGGCGACGCTCGGCTCACGGTCCTCCCTCTGCGGGAGCTGACGTTCTCCAAGGTCCCCGAGGGCGAGCCGCGGTTCGCCAGCTTCAAGGCGAAGTGGGACGAGGGCTACCGCGAGCGATGGGGGATCGTCAACACCTTCGCGGAGGACCTCCCGGCGGGCACGGTTCAGAAGGTCTCGCGGCTGGCGAAGCGGACCTTCCGCGTGCTGCAGATGCGGGGCTACGGCCGGATCGACCTGCGCCTCGCGCCCGACGGGCAGCTCTTCATCGTCGAGGCGAACCCGAACCCCGACATCGGCTCGGGGGAGGACTTCGCCGAGGCGGCCGGGAAGGCCGGGATCCCCTACGAGGATCTGATCGAGCGGATCACGCGTCTGGCCCTGACGGGCCCTCCGAAGGCCTAG
- a CDS encoding tetratricopeptide repeat protein yields MGHDPSSPAPLKRLALLSLALVLLSGVVYGRIGGNGFIDFDDPAYVTYNPHVRAGLTVETVAWAFRTGSHSNWHPLTWLSHALDCEIFGIDPAGHHLVSLGLHALNAVLLLLALHAMTGAVWRSATVAALFALHPLHVESVAWAAERKDVLSTLFWMLILLTYARHVTRPTTTGRVLLPLLLGLGLMAKPMLVTLPFVLLLLDYWPLARFGGAPAGGGRRFLPPLRLVTEKLPLFALAAASSVVTWVVQQRGGAIAALDVLPFRARLANAVVAYVTYLARTVWPADLGVLYPLAAKLPAWEVAGASALLVAVTAVVAASARRAPYLATGWLWYVGTLVPVIGVVQVGVQASADRYTYVPLVGVFLMLAWGLPDLLGDRRYPRAILGAAALLAVAGCSVLSWRQAGYWHDSVTLFERTLAVTGENYVTESNLGGTLTGQGRFDDAIRHLEEARRLRPDHAPTLSNLGVAVQGKGRVGEAIGLFREALKAKPTHVEAWLNLGNALGKTGDIDGAIVAFREAERLQPDEPAIGSMLRAALETKQRAAATPAAKAKVNPEAWASFERANEMRGRGRLDEAAASYGEAIRLEPGFAEAHNNLGSVLGRQGRAAEAIAEISKALEIAPDLSAAHNNLAIVLAMQGDAEQAAGQFSEVLRLDPRDAGAHFNLGLLLVRQGKPQEAIAHFEETLRIEPGNESASRALREARRRAPGGGGR; encoded by the coding sequence GTGGGCCACGATCCGTCCTCCCCCGCCCCGCTCAAGCGGCTCGCGCTGCTCTCTCTCGCGCTCGTGCTCCTGTCGGGAGTCGTCTACGGCCGGATCGGAGGCAACGGCTTCATCGATTTCGACGATCCCGCTTACGTCACGTACAACCCGCACGTCCGGGCCGGGCTGACGGTCGAGACGGTGGCCTGGGCGTTTCGCACCGGGTCCCACAGCAACTGGCACCCTCTGACGTGGCTCTCCCACGCGCTCGACTGCGAGATCTTCGGGATCGATCCCGCGGGGCATCACCTCGTCTCGTTGGGGCTCCACGCCCTGAACGCGGTGCTCCTCCTCCTCGCGCTCCACGCCATGACGGGGGCGGTCTGGCGAAGCGCGACGGTCGCGGCGCTCTTCGCGTTGCACCCGCTCCACGTCGAATCGGTGGCCTGGGCGGCCGAGCGCAAGGACGTGCTGAGCACGCTCTTCTGGATGCTGATCCTCCTGACCTACGCGCGCCACGTCACGCGGCCCACGACGACGGGCCGCGTGCTCCTTCCGCTCCTGCTCGGCCTCGGCTTGATGGCCAAGCCGATGCTCGTCACGCTCCCGTTCGTCCTCCTGCTGCTCGACTACTGGCCGCTCGCGCGCTTTGGCGGCGCCCCGGCGGGCGGCGGACGGCGCTTCCTCCCGCCGCTCCGGCTCGTCACCGAGAAGCTCCCGCTCTTCGCGCTCGCGGCGGCTTCGTCCGTCGTGACCTGGGTGGTGCAGCAACGAGGGGGCGCGATCGCCGCACTCGACGTGCTGCCGTTCCGGGCGAGGCTCGCGAACGCCGTGGTCGCGTACGTGACGTATCTCGCCAGGACGGTTTGGCCGGCCGACCTCGGGGTGCTCTATCCGCTCGCCGCGAAGCTGCCGGCCTGGGAAGTCGCGGGGGCTTCTGCGCTCCTGGTCGCGGTCACCGCCGTCGTCGCGGCATCCGCGCGGCGCGCCCCCTACCTGGCCACCGGCTGGCTCTGGTACGTGGGGACCCTCGTTCCCGTGATCGGCGTCGTGCAAGTGGGCGTGCAGGCGTCGGCGGACCGTTACACCTACGTCCCTCTGGTCGGCGTGTTCCTGATGCTGGCTTGGGGCCTGCCGGACCTCCTCGGCGATCGGCGGTACCCGCGCGCGATCCTGGGGGCCGCGGCCCTGCTGGCCGTGGCGGGCTGCTCGGTCCTGTCCTGGCGGCAGGCCGGCTACTGGCACGACAGCGTGACCCTCTTCGAGCGCACCCTCGCGGTCACCGGCGAAAACTACGTCACGGAGAGCAATCTGGGAGGAACGCTGACGGGGCAGGGGCGCTTCGACGACGCCATACGCCACCTCGAGGAAGCGCGGCGACTCCGTCCCGACCACGCGCCGACCCTCTCGAACCTCGGGGTCGCGGTGCAGGGGAAGGGGCGGGTCGGCGAGGCGATCGGGCTGTTCCGCGAAGCGCTGAAGGCGAAGCCCACCCACGTCGAGGCTTGGCTCAACCTCGGGAACGCCCTGGGCAAGACCGGCGACATCGACGGGGCGATCGTGGCCTTCCGCGAGGCGGAGCGCCTGCAGCCGGACGAGCCCGCCATCGGCTCCATGCTCCGGGCCGCCCTCGAGACGAAGCAGCGGGCCGCGGCGACGCCCGCCGCCAAGGCGAAGGTGAATCCGGAGGCATGGGCGAGCTTCGAGCGCGCCAACGAGATGCGCGGCCGGGGCCGGCTCGACGAAGCCGCAGCGTCCTACGGCGAGGCGATCCGGCTCGAGCCAGGGTTCGCCGAGGCCCACAACAACCTCGGCTCCGTGCTCGGCCGGCAGGGGCGCGCAGCGGAGGCCATCGCGGAGATCTCGAAGGCGCTCGAGATCGCGCCCGACCTGTCCGCGGCACACAACAATCTCGCGATCGTGCTCGCCATGCAGGGCGACGCGGAGCAGGCCGCGGGCCAGTTCTCCGAGGTGCTTCGCCTCGACCCCCGCGACGCGGGGGCCCACTTCAACCTCGGCCTGCTCTTGGTGAGGCAGGGCAAGCCGCAGGAGGCGATCGCGCACTTCGAGGAGACCCTGAGGATCGAGCCCGGCAACGAGAGCGCGAGCCGCGCGCTCCGGGAGGCGCGCCGCCGGGCGCCGGGCGGAGGCGGCCGATGA
- the nhaA gene encoding Na+/H+ antiporter NhaA gives MPTSGHSAPVPPKTPAERILRPFQEFLRIEASAGILLLLCTVAALTWANSGAGSLYFEMARAPVTVGVGPFVLSKPIVVWINDGLMAIFFLVVGLEIKREVLVGELSSPRRAALPLLAAAGGMIVPAAIYLSLNAGTDRAAGWGIPVATDIAFAIGVLTLVGKRAPLGAKVFLTALAIADDLGAVLVIAIFYGGRIDGAALGAVAALMALLFAANRVGVRSPLVYGLLGVGLWLAVSRSGVHPTVAGILLAAAVPSRSGIEHALHPWVMYLIMPVFAFFNAAVVLKGSPLDALLHPATLGVVLGLVVGKPVGITLSSWLAVRAGLAALPEGVGWRQIIGVACLGGIGFTMSLFIAGLAFDGSLLASAKTGILMASAAAGVLGWLSLRGSRVPTPRPSEGPSGPDA, from the coding sequence ATGCCAACGAGCGGCCATTCGGCTCCCGTGCCCCCTAAGACGCCGGCGGAGCGAATCCTCCGGCCGTTCCAGGAATTCCTCCGCATCGAGGCCTCGGCGGGGATCCTCCTCCTTCTTTGCACGGTCGCCGCGCTCACATGGGCCAACTCGGGAGCGGGGTCGCTGTACTTCGAGATGGCCCGCGCTCCGGTCACCGTCGGCGTCGGGCCATTCGTTCTCTCGAAGCCGATCGTGGTCTGGATCAACGACGGGCTCATGGCGATCTTTTTCCTGGTCGTCGGCCTCGAGATCAAGCGGGAGGTCCTCGTGGGCGAGCTGTCGAGCCCGAGGCGGGCCGCGCTACCGCTCCTCGCTGCCGCCGGAGGCATGATCGTCCCTGCCGCGATCTACCTCTCCCTGAACGCCGGGACCGACAGGGCGGCGGGGTGGGGGATCCCGGTGGCGACGGACATCGCGTTCGCCATCGGCGTGCTCACCCTCGTCGGGAAGCGCGCGCCCCTCGGGGCCAAGGTCTTCCTCACCGCGCTGGCGATCGCGGACGACCTCGGAGCCGTGCTGGTGATCGCGATCTTCTACGGTGGGAGGATCGACGGGGCCGCGCTCGGAGCGGTCGCCGCGCTCATGGCTCTCCTCTTCGCCGCGAACCGTGTCGGGGTGCGCAGTCCCCTCGTGTACGGGTTGCTCGGCGTGGGGTTGTGGCTCGCGGTCTCCCGATCGGGCGTGCACCCCACGGTGGCCGGCATCCTGCTCGCCGCGGCCGTTCCTTCACGCTCCGGGATCGAGCACGCGCTTCACCCGTGGGTCATGTACCTCATCATGCCGGTCTTCGCCTTCTTCAACGCGGCCGTGGTCTTAAAGGGCAGCCCTCTCGACGCTCTGTTGCATCCCGCGACACTCGGGGTGGTCCTCGGCCTGGTCGTCGGGAAGCCGGTCGGCATCACGCTGTCGTCCTGGCTCGCGGTTCGGGCCGGGCTCGCCGCGCTGCCCGAGGGAGTCGGGTGGAGGCAGATCATCGGCGTGGCCTGCCTGGGAGGGATCGGGTTCACCATGTCCCTCTTCATCGCGGGCCTCGCGTTCGACGGTTCCCTGCTCGCGTCGGCGAAGACCGGGATCCTGATGGCATCGGCGGCGGCCGGCGTCCTCGGCTGGCTGTCCCTTCGAGGCTCGCGGGTCCCGACTCCTAGGCCTTCGGAGGGCCCGTCAGGGCCAGACGCGTGA
- a CDS encoding tetratricopeptide repeat protein has translation MRLVPMLLIAVAVTASPSLAAPSAPPDTGELLLAGVQLHEAGEYDEAIRIFQRVLDADPSNADARYEMAYSTFAKGDHLAAIEMLDKVVSIPETAPQGAWVLLGSSHAMLGHWALAESVFRRGLAVRPQDPTLRFHLALSLSAQGRSEPAIDAFENCLRDSPYRAEIWRAFGDTLYDSGARGRAFAAYARSLTLEGDTPPSQQIAKRMWAMLFENLEAPASAGDAGSVGVIRARVPTETARSSPSAAEVAGMSMIGILRQSGPWKDKSEATFFVYALDTILKLVSSLHARESDTAFWRPFVLAYFDSMRAGGHLEALAYDIRRAAGDPEGLLWRERNAAKLAAYRRSSESWAVDPGASARREGRH, from the coding sequence ATGCGCCTCGTCCCGATGCTCCTGATCGCCGTCGCCGTCACGGCTTCGCCTTCACTCGCGGCACCGTCCGCGCCCCCCGACACCGGAGAACTCCTCCTCGCCGGCGTTCAACTGCACGAGGCGGGGGAGTACGACGAGGCGATCCGCATCTTCCAGCGCGTCCTCGACGCGGACCCGTCGAACGCGGACGCGCGTTACGAGATGGCCTACTCGACGTTCGCGAAGGGCGACCACCTCGCCGCGATCGAGATGCTCGACAAGGTCGTGTCGATCCCCGAGACCGCTCCGCAGGGGGCGTGGGTGCTGCTCGGCTCGTCCCACGCCATGCTCGGGCACTGGGCGCTCGCGGAGAGCGTGTTCCGCAGGGGACTCGCGGTCCGGCCGCAGGACCCGACGCTCCGCTTCCACCTCGCGCTGAGCCTCTCGGCGCAGGGAAGGTCCGAGCCGGCGATCGACGCGTTCGAGAACTGTCTCCGCGATTCGCCGTATCGCGCCGAGATCTGGCGCGCGTTCGGCGACACCCTCTACGACTCCGGCGCGAGGGGAAGGGCCTTCGCCGCCTACGCTCGCTCGCTGACGCTCGAAGGGGATACGCCGCCCTCGCAGCAGATCGCGAAGAGGATGTGGGCCATGCTCTTCGAGAACCTCGAGGCCCCCGCGTCGGCGGGCGACGCCGGCTCCGTCGGGGTGATCCGCGCGCGCGTGCCGACCGAGACGGCGCGCTCGTCCCCGAGCGCAGCGGAGGTCGCCGGGATGTCGATGATCGGGATCCTGCGCCAGAGCGGGCCGTGGAAGGACAAGAGCGAGGCCACGTTCTTCGTCTACGCCCTGGACACGATCCTCAAGCTCGTCTCGTCGCTCCACGCGCGGGAGTCGGACACCGCGTTCTGGCGACCCTTCGTCCTCGCCTATTTCGACTCCATGCGGGCCGGCGGGCACCTGGAGGCGCTCGCCTACGACATCCGCCGTGCCGCGGGCGATCCCGAGGGGCTCCTGTGGCGCGAGCGGAACGCCGCGAAGCTGGCTGCCTACCGGCGTTCGAGCGAGAGCTGGGCCGTGGACCCCGGCGCGAGCGCGCGCCGCGAGGGTCGTCACTGA